A genomic region of Arachis hypogaea cultivar Tifrunner chromosome 5, arahy.Tifrunner.gnm2.J5K5, whole genome shotgun sequence contains the following coding sequences:
- the LOC112804028 gene encoding putative F-box protein At4g17565, translated as MDEINRWADIDEDLLKEISKRFHAYDDYIQLRLVCKEWSLKLAKIPNGNKIPWLLLPDETVKNHSYEDEEIYHLMQLAAADDETLDTCVLEEKHIYHIMLPEMQSYNKFIRGSGHGWVIVQSISDGTIQMLNPFTNRSLDLPPVSTLPTIIDYQPDNHGDEYTMWDFRDIRITLDRDRTHRFQVFKVIINSSPEHDIENFMAVVIFGPNQRLAFYKPGNMRWVEFPTRDKRFEDVIFFQEKIYAINNDGQLYEFDTKIRAGLKGGIHETRPPSEIPIGPHEPKCLIGCANGSLLMLVRYLRHPFLRTIRRDFETYKFDIYELKRNRKEWSTLDNLGNYILVIGFNSSVQIPVPFLSKGNQIWFTDNQTAMQSSFYDPVPQDIGIFDLDHGNFQRVLLEVKFFCPPVWLLP; from the coding sequence ATGGACGAGATTAATCGATGGGCAGACATTGACGAAGATTTGTTGAAAGAAATTTCAAAACGGTTCCATGCCTACGATGATTACATCCAGCTTCGATTGGTTTGCAAAGAGTGGAGCTTGAAACTTGCAAAGATTCCCAATGGAAACAAAATTCCGTGGTTATTGTTACCTGACGAAACTGTCAAGAATCATTCCTACGAAGACGAGGAGATTTATCATCTCATGCAATTAGCTGCTGCAGATGATGAAACTCTTGATACTTGCGTCCTTGAAGAGAAACATATTTACCATATCATGCTGCCAGAGATGCAGTCCTACAACAAGTTCATCCGCGGTTCTGGTCATGGTTGGGTGATTGTCCAATCCATATCTGATGGCACTATACAAATGTTAAATCCATTTACAAATCGTAGTTTGGATCTTCCTCCAGTCTCAACTTTACCCACTATAATTGATTACCAGCCTGATAATCATGGGGATGAATACACAATGTGGGATTTTCGTGACATTAGGATCACCCTGGATAGAGATAGAACACATAGATTCCAAGTTTTTAAGGTTATTATAAACTCATCTCCTGAGCATGACATTGAAAATTTTATGGCGGTGGTGATATTCGGACCTAACCAGAGATTGGCCTTTTACAAGCCTGGCAATATGAGATGGGTAGAATTTCCAACCAGAGATAAGAGGTTTGAGGACGTAATATTTTTCCAAGAAAAGATATATGCCATAAACAATGACGGGcagctatatgaatttgatacAAAGATAAGAGCAGGGCTTAAGGGAGGAATCCATGAAACCAGACCTCCATCCGAAATTCCCATAGGCCCTCACGAGCCTAAATGTCTTATTGGGTGCGCCAATGGAAGCTTATTGATGTTGGTAAGATATCTTCGCCATCCCTTCTTGAGGACAATACGCAGGGATTTTGAAACTTACAAATTTGATATCTATGAGttaaaaagaaacagaaaagagtggTCAACATTAGATAATTTAGGTAACTATATACTAGTGATTGGCTTTAATTCTTCTGTTCAAATTCCTGTGCCTTTTCTAAGCAAAGGAAATCAGATTTGGTTTACAGATAACCAAACAGCGATGCAATCATCATTTTACGATCCTGTTCCTCAAGATATCGGCATCTTCGACTTGGACCATGGAAATTTCCAGAGAGTATTGTTAGAAGT